The following coding sequences are from one Rutidosis leptorrhynchoides isolate AG116_Rl617_1_P2 chromosome 11, CSIRO_AGI_Rlap_v1, whole genome shotgun sequence window:
- the LOC139877183 gene encoding F-box/FBD/LRR-repeat protein At1g13570-like, whose product MTGNNFNTKRRFVTCTELDRISYLPENLIDSILEKLPIQDDVRTHVLSKSWRYKWTTLSSLVLDKHFSEKFAKKEAFGHNGFITISNQIFNFLKGPLLKLHLHIPNISLDSFQEVDQWILSLSRDGVIRELILTNLNQRYQLPCYLFRCLELRKLELENCIIKPPLDFQGFLYLKDLVLRNIQFGANLHGTILNLPQLKVLKLSACTNVYNFKIKSTSLYKLTVLYCPDATLLQLLHSKCLSAVGIGFILPIQGVERINLATLLSNMPCLVLFLIDGYFLEFSIAENIPKWLPHPANSLKTLSLRNFKFGDLYQLQGVLCMLRNSPNLGQLNVNNQVKSGLWNVHLDLDVKPALTYLEASDCLDQTMNRLKTIEIIHVESSSPLLLFIKLLLEHSPTLEKISIQPRVTADAQEKYNFAKDVMRLPRASSKAELHYLDP is encoded by the exons ATGACaggtaataattttaatactaagagGAGGTTTGTAACTTGTACTGAACTGGATAGAATCAGTTACTTGCCAGAGAACTTGATAGACTCGATTTTAGAGAAGCTCCCCATTCAAGATGATGTAAGGACACACGTTTTATCAAAAAGTTGGAGGTACAAATGGACCACACTGAGTTCGCTGGTTCTTGATAAACATTTCTCTGAAAAGTTTGCCAAAAAAGAAGCTTTTGGTCATAATGGGTTTATTACGATCTCAAACCAAATCTTTAACTTTCTCAAGGGTCCTCTCTTAAAGTTACATCTCCACATACCAAACATTTCTCTTGATAGTTTCCAAGAAGTCGATCAGTGGATTTTATCCTTGTCAAGAGACGGTGTTATTAGGGAACTCATCCTTACTAATTTAAACCAACGTTATCAACTTCCATGTTATTTATTTCGTTGTTTAGAATTGAGAAAGCTAGAACTTGAAAACTGTATTATTAAGCCACCACTCGATTTTCAAGGATTTCTCTATCTCAAAGATCTTGTGCTTAGGAATATTCAATTTGGGGCTAACTTGCATGGAACTATCCTCAACTTACCACAACTTAAGGTGTTGAAACTGTCTGCATGCACCAATGTTTACAATTTCAAGATCAAGTCTACAAGTTTATATAAGTTAACGGTCCTATATTGTCCTGATGCAACTTTGCTTCAGTTATTACATAGTAAATGTCTTAGTGCGGTTGGTATAGGTTTCATACTACCCATTCAAGGAGTTGAAAGAATTAATTTGGCCACCTTGTTAAGTAATATGCCATGTCTTGTGTTGTTTCTTATCGATGGGTATTTTCTCGAG TTTTCTATTGCTGAAAATATTCCTAAGTGGCTTCCCCACCCGGCTAATAGTTTAAAGACTCTCAGCTTACGTAACTTCAAATTTGGTGATTTGTATCAACTTCAAGGTGTTTTATGTATGCTTCGGAACTCACCTAACTTGGGACAACTCAATGTGAATAATCAGGTAAAGAGT GGTCTTTGGAACGTGCATTTGGATTTGGATGTGAAACCAGCATTAACTTATTTGGAAGCGTCTGACTGTTTGGACCAGACAATGAACCGATTGAAAACTATAGAAATAATCCATGTAGAAAGTTCAAGTCCCTTGTTACTCTTTATAAAGCTTTTACTTGAACATTCTCCCACTCTTGAAAAGATATCAATTCAACCCCGTGTAACTGCTGATGCTCAGGAAAAGTACAACTTCGCTAAGGATGTTATGCGGCTTCCACGAGCTTCCTCGAAAGCAGAGCTTCACTACTTGGATCCGTAA